In Salarias fasciatus chromosome 20, fSalaFa1.1, whole genome shotgun sequence, a single window of DNA contains:
- the slc66a1 gene encoding lysosomal amino acid transporter 1 homolog isoform X2, protein MDSALSIWFLLLWLGGDSCNLVGSFLADQLPLQTYTAIYYVFADLLMLAMYTYYKIKNRVAESRRVLHVAGVACILSCTAGLIQLPWAGSQQEAFYPEFRSRSLLSVSEGSSAKAFTPKEIIGFSIGSVSSVLYLCSRLPQMYTNFKRKSTEGVSYFLFALVILGNTTYGLSVLLKNPDQGQAESSYLVHHLPWLIGSLGTLTLDLIISVQFIIYRKSPAEQVDSDETAPLIRT, encoded by the exons ATGGACAGTGCCCTCTCTATCTGGTTCCTTCTGCTGTGGCTGGGGGGCGACTCCTGCAATCTGGTGGGCTCCTTTCTGGCCGATCAGCTTCCACTTCAG ACATACACAGCAATTTATTATGTCTTTGCTGACTTGCTGATGTTGGCCATGTATACGTACTACAAGATAAAGAACAGAGTGGCTGAAA GCAGGAGGGTTTTACATGTGGCGGGTGTAGCCTGCATCCTCAGCTGCACCGCAGGGCTCATCCAGCTCCCCTGGGCCGGCTCCCAGCAGGAAGCGTTTTACCCCGAGTTCAGAAGCCGCTCCCTGCTCTCCGTTTCTGAAGGCAGCTCTGCGAAG GCTTTTACTCCCAAGGAGATTATCGGTTTCTCCATCGGATCAGTGTCGTCAGTGCTTTACCTTTGTTCCAGACTTCCACAGATGTATACTAAT TTTAAAAGGAAGTCCACGGAGGGAGTGTCCTACTTCCTCTTTGCGCTGGTCATCCTGGGGAACACGACGTACGGCCTGAGCGTGCTGCTGAAGAACCCAGACCAGGGCCAGGCTGAGTCCAGCTACCTGGTCCATCACCTGCCCTGGCTCATCGGCAGCCTGGGCACGCTCACCCTGGACCTCATC ATCTCGGTCCAGTTCATAATCTACCGCAAATCTCCGGCAGAGCAAGTGGACTCGGACGAAACGGCGCCTCTGATCAGGACCTGA
- the slc66a1 gene encoding lysosomal amino acid transporter 1 homolog isoform X1 has protein sequence MLTDGVLTRGSFGWTTEGNFTSLCPNGSQWVWEGLGECAQDARDMASIYLGLLSILCFMVSSIPQYYSSCKTGNMDSALSIWFLLLWLGGDSCNLVGSFLADQLPLQTYTAIYYVFADLLMLAMYTYYKIKNRVAESRRVLHVAGVACILSCTAGLIQLPWAGSQQEAFYPEFRSRSLLSVSEGSSAKAFTPKEIIGFSIGSVSSVLYLCSRLPQMYTNFKRKSTEGVSYFLFALVILGNTTYGLSVLLKNPDQGQAESSYLVHHLPWLIGSLGTLTLDLIISVQFIIYRKSPAEQVDSDETAPLIRT, from the exons ATGTTGACAGACGGAGTCCTGACTCGGGGGTCCTTTGGATGGACCACGGAGGGGAACTTCACCTCCTTGTGTCCCAACGGGTCGCAGTGGGTTTGGGAGGGGCTCGGGGAGTGTGCGCAGGACGCCAGAGACATGGCCAGCATCTACCTTGGCCTGCTGTCGATCCTCTGCTTCATGGTGTCCTCAATCCC GCAGTACTACAGCTCGTGTAAAACAGGAAATATGGACAGTGCCCTCTCTATCTGGTTCCTTCTGCTGTGGCTGGGGGGCGACTCCTGCAATCTGGTGGGCTCCTTTCTGGCCGATCAGCTTCCACTTCAG ACATACACAGCAATTTATTATGTCTTTGCTGACTTGCTGATGTTGGCCATGTATACGTACTACAAGATAAAGAACAGAGTGGCTGAAA GCAGGAGGGTTTTACATGTGGCGGGTGTAGCCTGCATCCTCAGCTGCACCGCAGGGCTCATCCAGCTCCCCTGGGCCGGCTCCCAGCAGGAAGCGTTTTACCCCGAGTTCAGAAGCCGCTCCCTGCTCTCCGTTTCTGAAGGCAGCTCTGCGAAG GCTTTTACTCCCAAGGAGATTATCGGTTTCTCCATCGGATCAGTGTCGTCAGTGCTTTACCTTTGTTCCAGACTTCCACAGATGTATACTAAT TTTAAAAGGAAGTCCACGGAGGGAGTGTCCTACTTCCTCTTTGCGCTGGTCATCCTGGGGAACACGACGTACGGCCTGAGCGTGCTGCTGAAGAACCCAGACCAGGGCCAGGCTGAGTCCAGCTACCTGGTCCATCACCTGCCCTGGCTCATCGGCAGCCTGGGCACGCTCACCCTGGACCTCATC ATCTCGGTCCAGTTCATAATCTACCGCAAATCTCCGGCAGAGCAAGTGGACTCGGACGAAACGGCGCCTCTGATCAGGACCTGA